A region from the Antennarius striatus isolate MH-2024 chromosome 24, ASM4005453v1, whole genome shotgun sequence genome encodes:
- the stradb gene encoding STE20-related kinase adapter protein beta isoform X1 yields the protein MSFLDCSCISHAQVQPLDLEECYEDTSPQFLSCDGSECTLQGPSGGDNITGLSDEPAHYQLLSELGRGFNNLSQVNMARHLPSGQLVAVKQTNLDECTEEELLQLLNEVLLSRLFRHHNLLTSRLVFSSCCQLWVLTPLMAYGSADTLLRTYFPDGMSESLIAYLLYGVLKALEYLHQMGYVHRGVKASHILLSGEGRVYLSGLHSVYSMMREGKRMRAVFDMPHHSPALLPWLSPELLRQDLHGYGVKSDIYSLGIVACELVSGRVPFQDMPPTQMLLQKLRGSHCCLLDVAPFPLGELGGLKVSRSGVDSGIGESVATGSLSHSTTAPPADRPQSPGPKNHSVTLHNLVQLCLQQQPERRPSATALLTHAFFKQVKRHTRDSFLSLMYPAVPLTSPDEPPVSCPPTPSCHAPMSTTPDPTEAVWDFT from the exons ATGTCTTTCTTG GACTGTTCCTGCATCTCCCACGCTCAGGTCCAGCCCTTGGACCTAGAGGAATGCTACGAGGACACCAGCCCCCAGTTCCTG AGCTGTGACGGCTCTGAATGCACACTGCAAGGGCCATCTGGCGGCGATAACATCACGGGGCTGTCGGACGAGCCCGCCCACTACCAGCTGCTGTCTGAGCTTG GTCGGGGCTTCAACAACCTGAGCCAGGTGAACATGGCGCGCCACCTGCCGTCCGGCCAGCTGGTGGCCGTCAAACAGACCAACCTGGACGAGTGTacagaggaggagctgctgcagctcctg AACGAGGTTCTGCTCTCCAGGCTGTTCCGTCACCACAACCTGCTGACCTCCCGCCTTGTTTTCAGCTCCTGCTGCCAGCTGTGGGTCCTCACTCCACTCATGGCCTACG GTTCTGCTGACACTTTGCTGAGAACATATTTCCCAGATGGGATGAGCGAATCTCTGATCGCGTACCTGCTGTACGGCGTCCTGAAAGCCTTGGAATACTTGCACCAGATGGGCTACGTCCACCG AGGGGTGAAGGCCAGTCACATCCTGCTGTCAGGGGAGGGGCGCGTCTACCTCTCGGGGCTCCACAGTGTTTACAGTATGATGCGTGAGGGGAAGCGGATGAGGGCGGTGTTCGACATGCCCCACCACAGCCCCGCCCTGCTGCCCTGGCTCAGCCCCGAGCTGCTGCGACAG GACCTGCATGGCTACGGAGTCAAGTCAGACATCTACAGTTTAGGAATCGTCGCCTGTGAGCTGGTGAGCGGCAGGGTGCCGTTCCAGGACATGCCCCCCACTCAG ATGCTGCTTCAAAAACTGCGCGGCTCCCACTGCTGCCTGCTGGACGTGGCTCCCTTCCCGCTCGGCGAGCTCGGCGGCCTGAAGGTGTCGCGATCCGGGGTGGACTCCGGTATCGGGGAGAGCGTGGCCACCGGAAGCCTGAGCCACAGCACTACCGCCCCTCCTGCCGACAGACCTCAGAGCCCCGGACCCAAGAACCACTCGGTCACCCTGCACAACCTGGTTCAGCtgtgtctgcagcagcagcctgagCGC AGACCTTCAGCAACTGCGCTGTTGACCCACGCCTTCTTCAAGCAG GTCAAGAGGCACACCAGGGACTCATTCCTCAGCCTCATGTACCCAGCAGTGCCCCTCACCAGCCCCGACGAACCCCCAGtatcctgcccccccaccccatcctgcCACGCTCCGATGTCAACCACACCTGACCCCACTGAGGCCGTGTGGGACTTCACCTAA
- the stradb gene encoding STE20-related kinase adapter protein beta isoform X2 yields the protein MSFLSCDGSECTLQGPSGGDNITGLSDEPAHYQLLSELGRGFNNLSQVNMARHLPSGQLVAVKQTNLDECTEEELLQLLNEVLLSRLFRHHNLLTSRLVFSSCCQLWVLTPLMAYGSADTLLRTYFPDGMSESLIAYLLYGVLKALEYLHQMGYVHRGVKASHILLSGEGRVYLSGLHSVYSMMREGKRMRAVFDMPHHSPALLPWLSPELLRQDLHGYGVKSDIYSLGIVACELVSGRVPFQDMPPTQMLLQKLRGSHCCLLDVAPFPLGELGGLKVSRSGVDSGIGESVATGSLSHSTTAPPADRPQSPGPKNHSVTLHNLVQLCLQQQPERRPSATALLTHAFFKQVKRHTRDSFLSLMYPAVPLTSPDEPPVSCPPTPSCHAPMSTTPDPTEAVWDFT from the exons ATGTCTTTCTTG AGCTGTGACGGCTCTGAATGCACACTGCAAGGGCCATCTGGCGGCGATAACATCACGGGGCTGTCGGACGAGCCCGCCCACTACCAGCTGCTGTCTGAGCTTG GTCGGGGCTTCAACAACCTGAGCCAGGTGAACATGGCGCGCCACCTGCCGTCCGGCCAGCTGGTGGCCGTCAAACAGACCAACCTGGACGAGTGTacagaggaggagctgctgcagctcctg AACGAGGTTCTGCTCTCCAGGCTGTTCCGTCACCACAACCTGCTGACCTCCCGCCTTGTTTTCAGCTCCTGCTGCCAGCTGTGGGTCCTCACTCCACTCATGGCCTACG GTTCTGCTGACACTTTGCTGAGAACATATTTCCCAGATGGGATGAGCGAATCTCTGATCGCGTACCTGCTGTACGGCGTCCTGAAAGCCTTGGAATACTTGCACCAGATGGGCTACGTCCACCG AGGGGTGAAGGCCAGTCACATCCTGCTGTCAGGGGAGGGGCGCGTCTACCTCTCGGGGCTCCACAGTGTTTACAGTATGATGCGTGAGGGGAAGCGGATGAGGGCGGTGTTCGACATGCCCCACCACAGCCCCGCCCTGCTGCCCTGGCTCAGCCCCGAGCTGCTGCGACAG GACCTGCATGGCTACGGAGTCAAGTCAGACATCTACAGTTTAGGAATCGTCGCCTGTGAGCTGGTGAGCGGCAGGGTGCCGTTCCAGGACATGCCCCCCACTCAG ATGCTGCTTCAAAAACTGCGCGGCTCCCACTGCTGCCTGCTGGACGTGGCTCCCTTCCCGCTCGGCGAGCTCGGCGGCCTGAAGGTGTCGCGATCCGGGGTGGACTCCGGTATCGGGGAGAGCGTGGCCACCGGAAGCCTGAGCCACAGCACTACCGCCCCTCCTGCCGACAGACCTCAGAGCCCCGGACCCAAGAACCACTCGGTCACCCTGCACAACCTGGTTCAGCtgtgtctgcagcagcagcctgagCGC AGACCTTCAGCAACTGCGCTGTTGACCCACGCCTTCTTCAAGCAG GTCAAGAGGCACACCAGGGACTCATTCCTCAGCCTCATGTACCCAGCAGTGCCCCTCACCAGCCCCGACGAACCCCCAGtatcctgcccccccaccccatcctgcCACGCTCCGATGTCAACCACACCTGACCCCACTGAGGCCGTGTGGGACTTCACCTAA
- the stradb gene encoding STE20-related kinase adapter protein beta isoform X3 — protein MARHLPSGQLVAVKQTNLDECTEEELLQLLNEVLLSRLFRHHNLLTSRLVFSSCCQLWVLTPLMAYGSADTLLRTYFPDGMSESLIAYLLYGVLKALEYLHQMGYVHRGVKASHILLSGEGRVYLSGLHSVYSMMREGKRMRAVFDMPHHSPALLPWLSPELLRQDLHGYGVKSDIYSLGIVACELVSGRVPFQDMPPTQMLLQKLRGSHCCLLDVAPFPLGELGGLKVSRSGVDSGIGESVATGSLSHSTTAPPADRPQSPGPKNHSVTLHNLVQLCLQQQPERRPSATALLTHAFFKQVKRHTRDSFLSLMYPAVPLTSPDEPPVSCPPTPSCHAPMSTTPDPTEAVWDFT, from the exons ATGGCGCGCCACCTGCCGTCCGGCCAGCTGGTGGCCGTCAAACAGACCAACCTGGACGAGTGTacagaggaggagctgctgcagctcctg AACGAGGTTCTGCTCTCCAGGCTGTTCCGTCACCACAACCTGCTGACCTCCCGCCTTGTTTTCAGCTCCTGCTGCCAGCTGTGGGTCCTCACTCCACTCATGGCCTACG GTTCTGCTGACACTTTGCTGAGAACATATTTCCCAGATGGGATGAGCGAATCTCTGATCGCGTACCTGCTGTACGGCGTCCTGAAAGCCTTGGAATACTTGCACCAGATGGGCTACGTCCACCG AGGGGTGAAGGCCAGTCACATCCTGCTGTCAGGGGAGGGGCGCGTCTACCTCTCGGGGCTCCACAGTGTTTACAGTATGATGCGTGAGGGGAAGCGGATGAGGGCGGTGTTCGACATGCCCCACCACAGCCCCGCCCTGCTGCCCTGGCTCAGCCCCGAGCTGCTGCGACAG GACCTGCATGGCTACGGAGTCAAGTCAGACATCTACAGTTTAGGAATCGTCGCCTGTGAGCTGGTGAGCGGCAGGGTGCCGTTCCAGGACATGCCCCCCACTCAG ATGCTGCTTCAAAAACTGCGCGGCTCCCACTGCTGCCTGCTGGACGTGGCTCCCTTCCCGCTCGGCGAGCTCGGCGGCCTGAAGGTGTCGCGATCCGGGGTGGACTCCGGTATCGGGGAGAGCGTGGCCACCGGAAGCCTGAGCCACAGCACTACCGCCCCTCCTGCCGACAGACCTCAGAGCCCCGGACCCAAGAACCACTCGGTCACCCTGCACAACCTGGTTCAGCtgtgtctgcagcagcagcctgagCGC AGACCTTCAGCAACTGCGCTGTTGACCCACGCCTTCTTCAAGCAG GTCAAGAGGCACACCAGGGACTCATTCCTCAGCCTCATGTACCCAGCAGTGCCCCTCACCAGCCCCGACGAACCCCCAGtatcctgcccccccaccccatcctgcCACGCTCCGATGTCAACCACACCTGACCCCACTGAGGCCGTGTGGGACTTCACCTAA